In one Lolium rigidum isolate FL_2022 chromosome 3, APGP_CSIRO_Lrig_0.1, whole genome shotgun sequence genomic region, the following are encoded:
- the LOC124700678 gene encoding uncharacterized protein LOC124700678: MGLCVSSCDATADCAVTARVVLPSGELREYSQAVTAALALEEVGHGEKGWFLCDADAMGFEGSVAAVAGDAELRPGQIYFVLPAEMLRRRVTLEEVSALAVKASAALVKASSAGGRRRRGSVAPLMFEPSEEDYSDDAVMTYITAKPVVARKRVVAYRAGRSPPRFSPDLTAIPESD, translated from the coding sequence ATGGGTCTCTGCGTGTCCTCCTGCGACGCAACAGCCGACTGCGCGGTGACCGCGAGGGTGGTGCTGCCCAGCGGCGAGCTGCGGGAGTACTCTCAGGCGGTCACTGCAGCGCTGGCACTGGAGGAGGTCGGCCACGGCGAGAAGGGCTGGTTCCTCTGCGACGCCGACGCGATGGGGTTCGAGGGCTCCGTCGCGGCGGTGGCCGGCGACGCGGAGCTCCGGCCGGGGCAAATATACTTCGTGCTCCCGGCCGAGATGCTTCGCCGTAGAGTCACCCTCGAAGAGGTGTCTGCGCTGGCCGTCAAGGCCAGCGCCGCCCTCGTCAAGGCCTCATctgccggcggccggcgccggcgaggatCCGTTGCACCGCTCATGTTCGAGCCATCCGAGGAGGATTACTCCGACGATGCGGTGATGACTTATATCACGGCGAAGCCGGTGGTGGCCCGGAAGCGGGTGGTCGCGTACCGTGCCGGGAGATCGCCGCCCAGGTTCTCTCCCGACTTGACCGCCATCCCGGAGAGCGATTAG